A genome region from Nitrospira sp. includes the following:
- a CDS encoding DUF3187 family protein, producing MRQVIYCFFVVMSLCGLPFSAGAEGFGPFPVRNFQALDQLVLAMPGERAAVLKKGDFDVRLEVANTASIARDQEEQADVSMKFETVRTGLFLRYGLTDRLEIGAEIPAYHRYGGFMEGPIVGVERGTTGVSPPRKALQDVGYAFNLANGGRTLFRGTEGATGLGDISFYGKYQILKETSIAPALSVRVGVKAPTGDTDQVFGSGHPDVGIGLALDKKFAERWILYANLNGVFPMGRIAGLGLQPVMSGLVAVEYLWTEKFSITAQFDYYSPPFHGTGTRVLDKGVTESVLGVSYRVLPGLLWQLYGVENLDFITGSAADFTLSTVLTYRFRS from the coding sequence ATGCGGCAGGTGATCTATTGCTTCTTCGTGGTGATGTCCCTGTGTGGCCTCCCGTTCTCCGCTGGAGCGGAAGGATTCGGTCCGTTTCCGGTCAGAAACTTTCAAGCGCTGGATCAACTGGTGCTGGCCATGCCGGGCGAGCGGGCCGCGGTTTTGAAAAAGGGCGATTTCGATGTGCGGTTGGAAGTGGCGAATACGGCCAGTATTGCCAGGGACCAGGAGGAACAGGCCGATGTCTCGATGAAATTCGAAACCGTACGAACTGGCCTCTTCCTTCGGTACGGTCTGACGGATCGATTGGAGATCGGCGCAGAAATTCCCGCCTATCATCGGTACGGTGGTTTTATGGAGGGCCCGATCGTCGGGGTGGAGCGGGGCACGACCGGGGTGTCGCCGCCACGAAAGGCGCTGCAGGATGTCGGGTATGCCTTCAATCTAGCCAATGGAGGCCGCACGCTGTTCAGGGGGACAGAGGGGGCCACCGGGTTGGGGGATATTTCATTTTACGGCAAGTATCAGATTCTGAAGGAAACATCGATCGCCCCGGCCTTGTCGGTGCGTGTCGGGGTCAAAGCCCCGACTGGAGATACCGACCAGGTGTTCGGCAGCGGGCATCCTGACGTCGGCATCGGCTTGGCGCTGGATAAGAAGTTCGCAGAAAGATGGATCCTCTATGCGAACCTGAATGGAGTGTTTCCCATGGGGCGGATTGCCGGGTTGGGACTCCAGCCGGTGATGAGCGGGTTGGTCGCCGTGGAATATCTCTGGACGGAAAAGTTTTCGATCACGGCACAGTTCGATTATTATTCCCCGCCGTTTCACGGGACCGGAACGCGAGTTTTGGATAAGGGCGTGACGGAGTCGGTGCTGGGGGTGAGTTATCGAGTCCTTCCCGGTCTGCTGTGGCAGTTGTACGGAGTAGAGAATCTCGATTTTATTACCGGGAGTGCGGCGGATTTTACCCTGTCCACGGTCCTCACCTACCGGTTTCGATCGTAA
- the dxs gene encoding 1-deoxy-D-xylulose-5-phosphate synthase, translating into MSLLKNIHSPADLKRLSPEQFPELCQEIREQILTVVSNVGGHLASNLGVVELTVALQYLLDTPKDKIVWDTSNQAYTHKLLTGRREQFHTLRQYGGLSGFCKREESVYDTFNAGHAGTGVSAAFGMVEAREQRNEKHKVVCVVGDGAMTAGMTLEGLHHAGGTNKDFIVVLNDNQMSISKNVGAISAYLNRTFTGEFYARMREETGQLLRKIPHIGLEVQKIARRAEELAKGAILPGLLFEELGFQYAGPIDGHNFEHLLPTLENVLKMKGPVLLHVITKKGLGYQAAMDNPVWFHACPPFVRETGVPAKKASRPSYTSMAVDALIKVAHQDKRVVAITAAMCEGTGLNAFEKVFPDRIYDVGIAEQHAVTFAAGMATQGMKPVVALYSTFLQRAYDQVVHDVATQNLPVTFCIDRGGLVAEDGTTHHGAFDFAFLRHVPNMVVAAPKDENELQHMMKTCVSYDGPASVRYARGVSLGVPMDPEPTALPIGKGELLREGTDVAIVAIGVTVWPAMKAAERLAQEGISAAVVNARFVKPLDTELIIKTAKKVRCLVTVEEGCKMGGFGSAVLEALSEEGVTNLRTKMIGLPDWYIEQGPQDLLRERYGLTADGIYNSVKALFGAGVATDDAARLASLVGSLPHGDEQGS; encoded by the coding sequence ATGTCTCTGTTGAAAAATATCCACAGTCCCGCTGATTTGAAACGCCTCTCCCCTGAGCAGTTTCCCGAACTGTGCCAGGAGATCCGTGAACAGATCTTGACGGTGGTTTCGAATGTCGGGGGGCATCTGGCCTCCAATCTGGGCGTCGTGGAGTTGACGGTCGCGCTGCAATATCTCCTAGATACGCCGAAGGACAAGATTGTGTGGGATACCAGCAATCAAGCCTATACTCACAAACTGCTGACCGGCCGACGGGAGCAGTTCCATACGCTCCGGCAGTACGGCGGGCTGAGCGGGTTTTGCAAGCGTGAAGAGAGTGTCTACGACACCTTTAATGCCGGACATGCCGGTACGGGGGTTTCCGCGGCATTCGGCATGGTGGAGGCGCGCGAGCAGCGGAACGAAAAACACAAAGTGGTGTGCGTGGTCGGTGACGGTGCCATGACGGCCGGGATGACCCTCGAAGGGTTGCATCATGCCGGCGGGACCAATAAGGATTTCATCGTTGTCCTGAACGATAACCAGATGTCCATCTCGAAGAACGTCGGCGCCATTTCGGCGTATCTGAACCGGACCTTCACCGGCGAATTCTACGCCCGCATGCGTGAGGAAACCGGCCAGCTGTTGCGCAAGATCCCGCACATCGGTCTCGAAGTACAGAAAATCGCGCGACGGGCTGAGGAATTGGCCAAGGGTGCGATACTTCCGGGCTTGCTGTTTGAGGAACTCGGCTTCCAGTACGCCGGGCCGATCGACGGACATAACTTCGAACACCTGCTGCCGACCTTAGAGAATGTGCTGAAGATGAAGGGCCCGGTCCTCCTGCATGTGATTACGAAGAAGGGATTGGGCTATCAGGCAGCCATGGATAATCCGGTCTGGTTCCATGCCTGTCCGCCGTTTGTGCGTGAAACGGGCGTGCCGGCCAAAAAAGCATCGCGGCCCAGCTATACCAGCATGGCGGTTGATGCCTTGATCAAGGTCGCCCACCAGGATAAACGGGTCGTGGCCATTACCGCGGCCATGTGCGAAGGCACGGGGCTCAATGCGTTTGAAAAAGTGTTCCCGGATCGGATTTATGACGTGGGGATCGCCGAGCAGCATGCCGTTACATTTGCCGCCGGGATGGCGACGCAGGGTATGAAGCCGGTGGTCGCGCTCTATTCCACCTTCTTGCAGCGGGCCTATGACCAGGTGGTGCACGATGTGGCCACCCAGAATTTGCCCGTGACCTTCTGCATCGACCGGGGCGGTCTCGTGGCTGAGGACGGCACGACGCACCATGGCGCGTTCGATTTTGCCTTTCTCCGGCATGTGCCGAACATGGTCGTGGCAGCACCCAAGGATGAAAACGAGCTGCAGCACATGATGAAGACGTGTGTCAGCTACGATGGGCCCGCCTCGGTGCGTTATGCGCGAGGCGTGAGTCTTGGGGTGCCGATGGATCCCGAACCGACCGCGCTACCGATCGGAAAGGGCGAGTTGCTCCGGGAAGGGACGGATGTCGCCATTGTGGCCATCGGTGTGACTGTCTGGCCCGCCATGAAGGCGGCGGAACGGTTGGCGCAGGAGGGCATCTCCGCTGCGGTAGTCAACGCCCGTTTCGTGAAGCCGCTGGACACGGAGCTGATCATCAAGACGGCGAAGAAGGTGCGCTGCCTGGTGACCGTCGAAGAGGGGTGTAAGATGGGTGGGTTCGGTTCCGCTGTCTTGGAAGCCCTCTCCGAAGAAGGTGTCACGAACCTGAGAACGAAGATGATCGGATTGCCCGATTGGTACATCGAGCAGGGCCCGCAAGACCTGCTGCGCGAACGGTATGGCCTGACGGCAGACGGAATTTACAACAGCGTGAAGGCGTTGTTCGGAGCCGGCGTGGCTACGGATGATGCCGCTCGTTTGGCATCGCTGGTGGGCAGTCTTCCCCACGGCGACGAGCAGGGCAGCTAG